A genomic stretch from Engraulis encrasicolus isolate BLACKSEA-1 chromosome 12, IST_EnEncr_1.0, whole genome shotgun sequence includes:
- the gpa33a gene encoding glycoprotein A33 (transmembrane), paralog a, whose protein sequence is MTLRQKWVKIVTITLMLSIDFLVVKAIQVTVPQDTYEVARGDNVTLPCSFTTTKSDPLAVVTWSVDASEDRELTILTYFSSANQMDVKKAYEGRVGLDYDISKGRVNLKLNNVMLSDNKMFECKVQILGDDEGKVSDSVRLLVLVAPSPPICKIQGKAEYGQNINLTCVSEEGSPTPTYKWDGHDVRNTLRALPPTSKQKDGVLSLFNVSMETSGYYICTSANKIRQATCNITVSVMPPSMNIGSTAGIIGGACAALLILIIVIYCCCCRKKKGEEEYEMGVPQEDYHDTEPTKEGADVNERDRRDRIERMSERSNDADARSDYSRRDDRYDDRSDRYDRRDDRYDDRRDQYDDRRDDRYDDRDRDRYDDRSDRYNDDDRYDRRNNSYERERPPSVPANKPSRDDYD, encoded by the exons ATGACATTAAGGCAGAAATGGGTCAAAATTGTGACCATTACTTTGATGCTTTCAATCGATTTTCTTGTCG tCAAAGCCATACAGGTGACGGTCCCGCAGGACACGTATGAAGTTGCTCGTGGGGACAATGTCACCCTGCCATGTTCCTTTACAACCACAAAAAGCGATCCTCTTGCCGTTGTAACATGGAGTGTGGATGCCTCCGAAGACAGAGAG CTCACCATACTCACCTACTTCAGTTCCGCAAATCAAATGGATGTGAAGAAGGCGTACGAGGGTCGGGTTGGTCTGGACTATGACATTTCCAAAGGGCGTGTCAACCTGAAGCTGAACAACGTGATGCTGTCAGATAATAAAATGTTTGAGTGTAAGGTTCAGATCCTGGGTGACGATGAGGGGAAAGTATCTGACAGCGTCAGGCTACTAGTGCTAG TGGCCCCATCCCCACCCATCTGTAAGATCCAAGGGAAAGCTGAGTACGGGCAGAACATCAACCTCACCTGTGTGTCAGAAGAGGGCTCCCCGACTCCCACATACAAGTGGGATGGACACGACGTCAGAAACACACTTCGAGCGTTACCTCCAACATCTAAACAGA AGGATGGAGTTTTGTCTCTCTTCAATGTATCCATGGAAACATCCGGGTACTATATTTGCACATCTGCCAATAAAATCAGACAAGCCACCTGCAACATCACAGTATCTGTAATGCCAC CCTCCATGAATATCGGCTCGACCGCAGGGATAATCGGAGGTGCCTGTGCCGCTCTACTGATTCTGATTATCGTcatctactgctgctgctgccgcaagaagaagggggaggaggagtacGAAATGGG AGTGCCGCAAGAAGACTACCATGACACGGAGCCTACCAAGGAGGGGGCGGATGTGAACGAGAGGGATCGACGTGACCGGATTGAGCGCATGTCAGAGCGCAGCAACGACGCTGACGCCAGGAGTGACTACAGCCGGCGGGACGACCGCTATGACGATCGTAGTGACCGATATGACCGCCGTGATGATCGCTACGATGACCGACGTGATCAATACGACGACCGGCGTGATGATCGCTATGACGACCGCGATCGCGATCGCTACGATGATCGGAGTGACCGGTACAATGACGATGACCGTTATGACCGACGAAACAACTCGTACGAGAGGGAAAGACCACCTAGTGTTCCCGCAAACAAGCCCTCGAGAGATGATTATGATTAA